A single Desulfomonile tiedjei DNA region contains:
- a CDS encoding DUF2314 domain-containing protein, whose product MIQVRCPECGYLQTLSEERFLSIPENFLNCPHCHARVPKEWTPSTTEAVPEEAHHKMLAFSRRILNGREVGRDMVLALESLVHRYGPLEQAAKALAIGYAGLGDKKKAEEFLAQARKESPDDPEILRCLLDILLADQRFEEAVQVGGSLVQAQQPRAEDEDIAGLALALLGAGNAREAKTLMDSHPGLDSRNPVVKQARKQLVRGARGRFSRLLHGMNPLSRLLEAAGKEKLKTLSGKARSLIKTAPGQGIAGRGRSASPRTSTAEKGGSVAPPRPDRLPVVLEYWVYAPAGDIPKWEDVRDRLADLHARTMERERTLKLVESLIAGNDLTLEYILREEAKDIFDYPDEVIPRNAREMGSGDLQRLRDAQMIVRLRLSLKRFSGTDYLAFMVRFVEAVRSLTHGVVQDAISHILWGTPEWQAHTERPADKLIQSHVQLEIIDEGETVWIHSHGMQKFGLPDLEMENIPPDLASAGKDLLIMVAESLVSRRDRGLDFRAKMNIPATPFSFAMESRPKDEEGHFPAGSLKILPHMPDYDLQRPDAAKHVLKMFCSAYRSHVTAGRRSEAPGPEKKPLQPVDPKIAALKEQYLAAHKKALSELPVFKKSFQTKKDADGNVHAVKVGFPAPGGAYEWMWVSLESWRGDSIEGHLENAPVLRKDLQQGSMIRISEPEIFDWVISRSGHVMKGAFTEQLASP is encoded by the coding sequence GAATGGACACCGTCAACCACCGAGGCCGTTCCGGAAGAGGCTCATCATAAGATGCTAGCGTTTTCCCGTCGGATACTCAACGGCCGCGAAGTGGGGAGGGACATGGTTCTTGCTCTGGAGTCCCTGGTTCACCGTTACGGGCCGCTTGAACAGGCGGCAAAGGCGCTGGCCATAGGATATGCGGGCTTGGGCGATAAAAAAAAGGCTGAAGAATTCCTGGCGCAAGCAAGAAAAGAATCGCCTGACGACCCCGAAATACTCAGGTGCCTCCTGGATATTCTTCTCGCGGATCAGCGGTTCGAGGAGGCTGTACAAGTCGGTGGATCGCTGGTGCAGGCCCAGCAGCCTCGTGCGGAAGACGAGGACATAGCCGGTCTGGCGCTGGCCTTGCTCGGCGCTGGAAACGCCAGGGAGGCAAAGACCTTGATGGATTCACATCCCGGCCTCGATTCCCGCAATCCCGTGGTGAAACAGGCACGAAAACAACTCGTCCGAGGAGCGCGCGGCAGGTTCAGCAGGCTCCTCCACGGGATGAATCCACTCTCGCGTCTGCTGGAAGCGGCTGGGAAGGAAAAGCTCAAAACACTAAGCGGAAAAGCTCGCAGCCTGATCAAGACGGCCCCGGGACAAGGAATTGCCGGTCGCGGCCGGTCCGCAAGTCCCCGGACCTCCACGGCGGAGAAGGGAGGGTCGGTCGCTCCTCCTCGGCCGGACAGGTTGCCGGTAGTGCTGGAATATTGGGTCTATGCGCCGGCCGGCGACATCCCAAAATGGGAAGATGTGAGGGATCGTCTGGCTGATTTGCACGCGCGTACGATGGAAAGGGAACGCACTCTCAAGCTCGTGGAATCGCTAATAGCCGGAAACGATTTGACGCTGGAGTACATACTGAGGGAAGAAGCCAAAGACATCTTCGATTACCCCGATGAAGTTATCCCCCGCAATGCCCGGGAAATGGGGTCCGGAGACCTGCAGCGCCTCAGAGATGCACAAATGATTGTTCGCCTCCGACTTTCTTTGAAACGGTTTTCGGGGACGGATTATCTGGCCTTCATGGTACGGTTTGTGGAAGCGGTTCGCTCGCTCACTCACGGCGTAGTCCAGGACGCGATTTCGCACATCCTTTGGGGGACACCGGAATGGCAAGCCCACACGGAACGTCCGGCCGACAAACTCATCCAGTCGCACGTGCAGCTTGAAATCATCGATGAAGGCGAGACCGTCTGGATTCATAGTCATGGCATGCAGAAGTTCGGCCTCCCGGACCTGGAAATGGAAAATATTCCGCCCGATTTGGCCTCAGCGGGAAAAGATTTGCTCATCATGGTGGCAGAGTCCCTTGTCTCGCGCAGAGACCGAGGATTGGATTTCCGCGCCAAGATGAATATCCCGGCGACACCGTTTTCTTTTGCTATGGAATCGAGACCCAAAGACGAAGAAGGCCACTTTCCGGCCGGGAGTCTCAAGATCCTGCCTCATATGCCTGATTACGATCTTCAGAGGCCGGATGCCGCCAAACACGTTCTTAAGATGTTTTGTTCCGCATATCGTTCCCACGTGACCGCGGGCCGCCGGTCCGAGGCGCCGGGGCCGGAAAAGAAACCGTTACAGCCTGTAGATCCAAAGATTGCCGCGTTGAAAGAACAATATCTGGCGGCTCATAAGAAGGCCCTCAGCGAGCTGCCGGTGTTCAAAAAAAGCTTTCAGACGAAGAAAGACGCCGACGGCAACGTCCATGCGGTGAAGGTCGGCTTTCCAGCTCCGGGAGGCGCGTACGAATGGATGTGGGTCTCCTTGGAATCGTGGCGAGGAGATTCGATCGAGGGGCATTTGGAGAACGCCCCGGTGCTGCGCAAGGACCTTCAGCAAGGTAGCATGATCCGTATAAGTGAACCCGAAATCTTCGACTGGGTGATTTCACGAAGCGGCCATGTGATGAAAGGCGCTTTCACGGAACAACTCGCCTCCCCCTGA